The genomic region TGAATTTTTTACTATGTCTCGTGCATTCTATATAGCGCGCAGACTTGGTATTCCGGTAATCCATACTTACCATACTCTTTGGGGTGATCCAGAGTACATTAAATATTTTAATAAGTATTTCGGCGGCTTTATAAGTGAAAGTACTGTTGGCATGCTGCTTAGAAACCGTCTGCTTACAGAACGGATTGCCGCGCTTATTGCTCCGACAGAAAAAACACGTGAAATACTGCTCAGTTATGGGATAGATAAACCTATTTATATTATACCGTCGGGAATTTATCTTTCGAAATTTAGCTCATTGCCTGATGAGGAATTTCTGAAAAGAAAACGTGAGGAATTTGGGTTTAAGCCTGATGATAAAGTCATGCTGTTTGTAGGACGGGTTAGTAAAGAAAAACATATTGCCGAACTGATGGAATACTATTTCAAAGCTAAGAACGATATACCCAATTTAAAATTTTTGATCGTTGGCGGGGGACCTGAATCGGAGCACATGAGGGAAATGGCGGATGCTTCTCCTTATAGTAAGGATGTTATTCTCACCGGCCTGGTTTCAACAACGGAAGTGCATAAATATTATTCCTTGGGCGATGTGTTTGCAACAGCCTCAACCAGTGAGACTCAGGGTATAACGTATATTGAGGCTATGGCTAGCGGAACGCCAGTATTATGCCGCGAGGATAAAAGCGTTGAGGAACTCATGAAAAATGGGGTAAACGGTTTAACTTTTGAAGATTACGAGACATTCCGCAAAGGATTGTTAGATTTGATTTATGATCAAAACAAAAGAGAAGAAATAATTAATAATGCCAAACAAACCGCATCTGTGTTTTCTGTTGAACATTTTACCGAAAGTGTTGTAGGAGTGTACAGAGATGCAATAGAGGCTTTTTCGTGACGGAACTCTAAAAAAAGTGTTGCTTTTTTTAGAGTATTATGGTATTATAATATAGCTT from Bacillota bacterium harbors:
- a CDS encoding glycosyltransferase, translating into MKVLLVADIHQRMISGVYVSMMNLAHGLKSMGHEVKLLIVSDRVNNVKTPDSYQIASFNASMFYPNIRLIFPFSDIVHIHDIIRWHPDVIHTQSEFFTMSRAFYIARRLGIPVIHTYHTLWGDPEYIKYFNKYFGGFISESTVGMLLRNRLLTERIAALIAPTEKTREILLSYGIDKPIYIIPSGIYLSKFSSLPDEEFLKRKREEFGFKPDDKVMLFVGRVSKEKHIAELMEYYFKAKNDIPNLKFLIVGGGPESEHMREMADASPYSKDVILTGLVSTTEVHKYYSLGDVFATASTSETQGITYIEAMASGTPVLCREDKSVEELMKNGVNGLTFEDYETFRKGLLDLIYDQNKREEIINNAKQTASVFSVEHFTESVVGVYRDAIEAFS